A stretch of the Psychroserpens sp. Hel_I_66 genome encodes the following:
- a CDS encoding nuclear transport factor 2 family protein, with translation MKTHLKILVSLLIIILTINQAVAQEATKAHKDSLEIIVKKYYELNLKIFQADSNVEDIDKTFELFTDDFTYVHPKYGGTYTREDLYNGYVRNQKNGGYDGKVTDIKVLNKIVGLNAVVTQKCFVEKKDGKIKDGEPEMTLFEFRNGKILRIFEYW, from the coding sequence ATGAAAACACATCTGAAGATATTAGTTTCCCTCTTAATAATTATTTTGACAATAAATCAAGCTGTTGCACAAGAGGCCACAAAAGCACATAAGGATTCGTTGGAAATAATAGTTAAGAAATATTATGAACTAAATCTTAAAATATTTCAAGCAGATTCTAACGTAGAAGATATCGACAAAACCTTTGAGCTATTTACGGACGACTTTACATATGTTCATCCAAAATATGGCGGAACGTATACCAGAGAGGATTTGTATAACGGATATGTCCGAAATCAAAAAAATGGAGGTTATGATGGAAAAGTCACGGATATTAAAGTACTAAATAAAATTGTTGGATTGAACGCTGTTGTGACACAAAAATGTTTTGTGGAAAAGAAAGATGGCAAAATTAAAGATGGCGAACCAGAAATGACCCTTTTTGAATTCAGAAACGGAAAAATACTTCGAATCTTTGAATATTGGTAG
- a CDS encoding IS110 family transposase, with translation MDTILRQCLGIDVSKLSLSLSLGHLTNDLSKKFESHEDDSNDLTGYKTIVKWLERSLDTSVNFIIVMEATGVYHQHVAHYLYERGYDICIMQSGRVKRYAQSLDQRSKTDALDCRMLSMLGLERAPRLWHPPSLSLQELKALSRERSSLLKDRTVETNRQGALLSGVSQSARASKRHKARVKLLNLQIESIEQEMRALILEDQELKRKLCYLESIPGISFISAATIVGETLGFESVTNGKQLASYAGYDVVLREFGNFKGKTRISKKGNIYIRAALHMPSMTCVRCNPTLKAFYNRLKPNKAKPLVALVAVQRKLLILMFTLWQNEENYDADFENKKQQKHKALAAQDNNLINQFVS, from the coding sequence ATGGATACAATATTAAGACAATGTTTGGGTATAGATGTTTCCAAATTAAGTTTGAGCTTATCCTTAGGTCATTTGACCAATGATTTAAGTAAGAAATTCGAGAGCCATGAAGATGACAGTAATGATCTTACGGGTTATAAGACTATAGTTAAATGGTTGGAGAGATCACTTGATACCAGTGTTAATTTCATAATAGTTATGGAAGCTACAGGAGTCTATCATCAGCACGTGGCACATTACCTATATGAGCGAGGATATGATATTTGTATAATGCAATCGGGTCGAGTCAAGCGTTATGCACAAAGTCTAGACCAACGCTCAAAGACGGATGCCCTGGACTGCAGAATGCTGAGTATGCTGGGTCTGGAAAGGGCTCCCCGTTTATGGCATCCACCTAGTTTATCACTTCAAGAACTAAAGGCATTGAGCAGGGAACGTAGTTCGTTGTTGAAGGACAGAACGGTGGAGACCAACCGTCAGGGAGCACTTTTGTCAGGTGTTAGTCAAAGTGCTAGAGCATCAAAGAGACATAAGGCTAGAGTCAAACTATTAAACCTTCAGATAGAATCGATAGAGCAAGAGATGCGTGCCCTGATATTGGAAGATCAGGAATTAAAAAGGAAGCTTTGTTATCTGGAAAGTATACCTGGTATTTCTTTTATATCGGCAGCCACAATTGTTGGTGAGACCTTGGGGTTTGAATCGGTAACTAACGGAAAACAGCTGGCAAGCTATGCAGGCTATGATGTCGTATTGAGAGAGTTTGGAAATTTCAAAGGAAAGACTAGGATTAGCAAAAAAGGAAATATCTATATCAGAGCAGCGTTACATATGCCATCGATGACCTGTGTGCGTTGCAATCCTACATTGAAAGCATTTTACAACCGATTAAAACCAAATAAAGCAAAGCCATTGGTAGCACTGGTAGCTGTACAGAGAAAACTGCTAATATTAATGTTTACCTTATGGCAGAACGAAGAGAATTATGACGCGGACTTTGAAAATAAAAAGCAGCAAAAGCACAAAGCCCTTGCTGCACAGGATAACAATTTGATAAATCAATTTGTTTCCTAA
- a CDS encoding alpha/beta fold hydrolase produces the protein MKFKTILTLSLIFSQIILFGQNLKIEPYEFVSKAKDTVQAELGTFKVMEDRTSNSQDSVQLSFIRFKSTNPNPGKPIVYLSGGPGGSGTETAKGGRFELFMKLREVSDVIAFDQRGTGLSDRLPNCPYTAEFNLEKPTDKAEYVQKTTENISRCLEFWEQESVNLKAYNTTESAKDIDELRKILNTDKISIWAISYGSHLAFEYIRLFEDKIDKMVLASLEGSDETIKLPKNTENFLFQIADLAKDNFGAEKKYPELKEKIVEVHERLKRKPVTSSYNNRRGGRDTVGISNFELQSAIATFYLKNPSDSKKLPKLYEEMHNGDFSAIAPDVMVMKRYIFNGVSPMSFAMDMQSGISEERKKQIDVQINQSILGSSINFLLYEWMINLDFPQLPNEFRELKSNKVNALLLSGSLDGRTYLNSGIELAKKFENGSHVILENAGHDLYMKSPLIGDMVLDFLKGKEINIDKIVLVPTIFE, from the coding sequence ATGAAGTTTAAAACTATATTAACTCTGTCATTAATATTTTCACAGATAATCCTATTTGGACAGAATCTGAAAATAGAACCTTATGAATTTGTATCAAAAGCTAAGGATACTGTTCAAGCTGAATTAGGAACGTTTAAGGTCATGGAAGATAGAACCAGTAATTCTCAAGATTCAGTTCAACTTTCGTTCATTAGATTTAAAAGCACAAATCCGAATCCTGGAAAACCTATAGTATATCTTTCTGGCGGACCTGGAGGTTCGGGGACTGAAACAGCCAAAGGAGGCAGATTCGAATTGTTTATGAAGTTACGGGAAGTGTCAGATGTAATCGCCTTTGACCAACGCGGAACGGGATTATCGGATAGACTTCCTAATTGTCCATACACTGCCGAATTCAATCTCGAAAAACCAACTGACAAGGCTGAATATGTTCAAAAGACAACAGAAAACATTTCAAGATGTTTGGAATTTTGGGAGCAAGAGAGTGTAAACTTAAAAGCTTACAACACAACAGAAAGTGCCAAAGACATAGATGAATTGAGAAAGATTCTCAACACAGATAAAATTTCGATTTGGGCAATAAGTTATGGTTCGCATCTTGCTTTTGAATACATCAGGCTCTTCGAAGATAAAATTGACAAAATGGTATTGGCTAGTCTCGAGGGTTCAGATGAAACAATAAAACTTCCAAAAAACACCGAAAATTTTTTATTCCAAATAGCCGATTTAGCGAAAGACAATTTTGGCGCAGAAAAAAAATATCCTGAATTAAAAGAAAAAATTGTTGAAGTTCACGAAAGACTGAAGAGAAAACCAGTGACAAGTTCCTACAATAATAGACGTGGGGGAAGAGACACGGTAGGTATTTCCAATTTTGAGCTACAATCAGCTATTGCAACATTCTATTTGAAAAATCCTAGTGATTCAAAAAAACTTCCCAAGCTATATGAGGAAATGCATAATGGCGATTTTTCAGCAATTGCACCAGATGTTATGGTAATGAAACGGTATATTTTCAATGGTGTGAGTCCAATGTCCTTTGCAATGGATATGCAGAGTGGAATTTCAGAAGAACGAAAAAAACAAATAGACGTTCAGATAAATCAATCCATTTTGGGCAGTTCCATTAACTTTTTGCTTTATGAATGGATGATAAATTTAGATTTCCCACAACTTCCAAACGAGTTCAGAGAATTAAAGTCAAACAAAGTAAACGCTCTACTACTAAGTGGCTCTTTAGATGGTAGAACATACTTAAATAGCGGAATTGAACTCGCCAAAAAGTTTGAGAACGGTAGTCACGTCATTTTAGAGAATGCTGGACACGACTTATATATGAAATCACCGTTAATTGGCGATATGGTTCTAGACTTTTTAAAAGGAAAGGAAATTAACATTGACAAAATTGTACTTGTACCAACAATATTTGAATAA
- a CDS encoding class I SAM-dependent methyltransferase, giving the protein MSEFWELTFSKNDKMWGDSPTDNAGNVLNLLKRKKIKSILIPGFGYGRNAKVFYENGINVSGIEISKTAIKRARKYFKSDVTIHHGSVADMPFDKNKFEAIYCYSLIHLLGKEERNKLIKDCYSQLSFNGIMIFVALSASDKRFGIGEKVGQNTFYSPQGLNLYFYDEKSVKEEFENYNIIDLKEINEPEENPSEKHWMIVCEK; this is encoded by the coding sequence ATGAGTGAATTTTGGGAATTAACATTTAGCAAAAATGATAAAATGTGGGGAGATAGCCCTACTGACAATGCAGGCAATGTTCTTAACTTACTAAAGAGAAAGAAAATTAAAAGTATTTTAATCCCAGGCTTCGGGTATGGTAGAAATGCAAAAGTTTTTTATGAGAATGGGATTAATGTTTCAGGAATTGAAATTTCTAAAACCGCGATTAAAAGAGCAAGAAAATATTTTAAGAGTGATGTTACAATACACCACGGTTCTGTTGCTGATATGCCCTTTGATAAGAATAAATTTGAGGCTATTTATTGTTATTCACTCATCCACCTTTTAGGAAAAGAAGAAAGGAATAAACTAATTAAGGATTGTTATTCCCAATTATCTTTTAACGGAATTATGATTTTTGTTGCATTGTCAGCAAGCGATAAGCGATTTGGCATTGGAGAAAAAGTTGGGCAAAACACTTTCTATTCCCCCCAAGGCTTAAACCTCTACTTCTATGATGAAAAGTCTGTAAAAGAAGAATTTGAAAATTATAATATAATAGATTTAAAAGAAATTAATGAACCTGAAGAAAATCCAAGTGAAAAACATTGGATGATAGTTTGTGAAAAATAA
- a CDS encoding GNAT family N-acetyltransferase, giving the protein MNTIRTPKIKTDRFIMRKIVDSDINNIYKGLSDPEIIKYYGVNFKSLEETEAQMSFYANLEKNGTGIWFAICSLDNKTFYGAGGLNDLSKQHKKAEIGFWLLTDFWGKGIMTEAMPLICNYGFDELGLHRIEGFVESNNTNCKKAMEKLDFQYEGTMKDCEIKNGEFISLDIYSKIKTYDNNGIISI; this is encoded by the coding sequence ATGAACACGATTAGAACTCCAAAAATAAAAACTGATAGATTTATAATGAGGAAAATTGTTGATAGCGACATTAACAATATTTACAAAGGACTTTCTGACCCTGAAATAATAAAATATTATGGAGTGAATTTTAAATCCTTGGAAGAAACAGAAGCACAAATGAGTTTTTATGCTAACCTAGAAAAAAACGGCACAGGTATTTGGTTTGCAATCTGTTCATTAGACAATAAAACTTTTTACGGTGCAGGTGGACTTAATGATTTGAGCAAACAACATAAAAAAGCAGAAATCGGCTTTTGGTTACTAACCGACTTTTGGGGAAAAGGAATTATGACTGAAGCTATGCCTTTAATATGTAACTACGGATTTGATGAACTAGGACTACATAGGATTGAAGGATTTGTCGAATCGAACAACACAAACTGTAAAAAAGCAATGGAAAAACTTGACTTTCAATACGAAGGAACGATGAAAGACTGCGAAATTAAAAATGGGGAATTTATTAGTTTGGACATTTATTCTAAAATTAAAACATATGACAATAATGGAATTATTAGCATTTAA